The proteins below come from a single Oscillospiraceae bacterium genomic window:
- a CDS encoding trypsin-like peptidase domain-containing protein, giving the protein MAFFEENNGGTNEPKKPDENMSPNPSADAVNPVDSANPVNPVFEPVPESGRPSVGFLADSQPNPQQFQPQQPQPYYVPQQQPQNPKDSKDKGRKLSKGSKIFISVIAVVTCLVMIGSAIGVAGALKGNLVNNPAVSTPTDNNTVSAPNVTLDTLITRESANNLSVEAAYNKAVQSVVGIKTYVMSSIDVYAEGTGMIISNDGYILTCYHVVADSNSVTVTTNDGNTYEATLVAYDANTDIAILKIKATGLTPVEFGSSDKAGVGQFVLAVGNPGGEQLSSSLTFGVLSGKKRESSLAGYNTLLQFDAAVNPGNSGGPLVNLSGQVIGLVSSKIAEIEYEGIGFAIPSDEMLPIIDNLMKNGYVTGRVRLGITVSEYESYIVTANNLPGNVFVLEVVPGTDAAAQGVQVNDIITAVDGEAITSTSQMVSIIRSHKAGDKIKLSIYRKKGGLTDTLTLTVTLYEDKGQ; this is encoded by the coding sequence ATGGCATTTTTCGAAGAAAACAACGGCGGAACCAACGAACCCAAAAAGCCGGATGAGAATATGTCCCCGAATCCGTCCGCGGATGCTGTGAATCCGGTGGATTCGGCGAATCCGGTAAATCCGGTGTTCGAACCGGTTCCGGAGTCCGGCAGACCGTCGGTTGGGTTTTTGGCGGATTCGCAGCCGAACCCGCAGCAATTCCAGCCGCAGCAGCCCCAGCCCTATTATGTCCCGCAGCAGCAGCCGCAAAATCCCAAGGACAGCAAAGACAAGGGCAGAAAACTCTCAAAGGGCAGCAAGATCTTCATTTCGGTGATTGCGGTTGTCACATGTCTTGTCATGATCGGCTCCGCCATCGGCGTTGCGGGCGCGCTCAAGGGCAATCTTGTTAACAATCCCGCCGTGAGCACCCCGACCGACAACAATACCGTCAGCGCGCCGAACGTCACACTCGACACGCTGATCACGAGGGAGAGCGCAAATAACCTCTCGGTCGAAGCGGCTTATAATAAAGCCGTTCAATCGGTTGTCGGCATCAAGACTTATGTCATGAGCAGCATTGATGTCTATGCCGAAGGCACCGGCATGATCATCTCGAACGACGGATACATCCTGACCTGTTATCATGTGGTCGCGGACAGCAACAGCGTCACCGTCACGACCAACGACGGAAACACATATGAGGCAACCTTGGTGGCTTACGATGCCAATACCGATATCGCCATTCTCAAAATTAAGGCGACCGGCCTGACACCGGTTGAATTCGGCTCGAGCGATAAGGCCGGCGTCGGCCAGTTCGTGCTCGCGGTCGGCAACCCCGGCGGCGAACAGCTTTCGAGCTCGCTGACTTTCGGCGTGCTCTCGGGTAAAAAACGCGAGAGCTCTCTGGCCGGTTACAATACCCTGCTCCAGTTCGACGCGGCAGTCAACCCCGGCAACTCCGGCGGGCCGTTAGTGAACCTCAGCGGCCAGGTGATCGGCCTGGTCTCCTCCAAAATCGCCGAGATCGAATACGAGGGCATCGGCTTTGCGATTCCGTCCGACGAAATGCTCCCGATCATTGATAATCTGATGAAAAACGGTTATGTCACCGGCAGAGTCCGGCTCGGCATCACCGTCAGCGAATATGAGAGTTACATCGTCACAGCCAACAATCTGCCCGGCAACGTCTTCGTCCTTGAAGTCGTACCCGGTACCGATGCCGCGGCGCAGGGCGTTCAAGTCAACGACATCATCACTGCGGTGGACGGCGAAGCGATCACCTCGACTTCGCAGATGGTCTCGATTATCCGTTCACATAAAGCCGGTGATAAGATCAAACTCTCCATTTATCGTAAGAAGGGCGGTTTGACCGATACGCTGACCCTGACCGTCACCCTTTATGAGGACAAAGGACAATAA
- a CDS encoding barstar family protein codes for MKTLIIDGRRCKTRELTFAYLGKKLAFPPYFGNNLDALHDVLSSCREPIHFQMRYLSSFESNLGVWGINLLRVFQHAADENRNLTIEII; via the coding sequence ATGAAAACACTGATCATCGACGGCAGACGCTGTAAAACCAGGGAACTGACTTTTGCTTATCTGGGCAAGAAGCTCGCCTTCCCGCCCTATTTCGGCAATAATCTCGACGCTCTGCATGACGTCTTATCCTCTTGCCGCGAACCGATTCATTTTCAAATGCGTTATCTGTCTTCCTTCGAATCCAATCTCGGAGTCTGGGGCATAAACCTGCTGCGGGTTTTTCAACATGCGGCGGATGAAAACAGGAATCTCACCATAGAGATTATTTAA
- a CDS encoding ribonuclease domain-containing protein → MKQKTRVFARLLPLLFIFTILTACSANAVPGAPSFAITPASQVQSQARLFSEISSAALSEVSSMVSSKKASSKTSSVASKASASSTAAQTVVESGSYTAKDDVALYIHLFGHLPGNFITKSQASALGWSGGGLEPYAPGKCIGGDYFGNYEGLLPDKDGRSYTECDICTLGAASRGARRIVFSNDGLVYFTADHYESFTLLYGDPNA, encoded by the coding sequence ATGAAGCAGAAAACCCGGGTCTTTGCCCGGCTGCTGCCGCTGCTTTTCATTTTTACGATTCTGACCGCTTGCTCGGCGAATGCAGTGCCCGGCGCTCCGTCCTTTGCAATTACTCCGGCATCGCAAGTTCAATCCCAAGCGCGTTTATTCTCCGAAATTTCTTCTGCCGCTTTATCCGAAGTTTCCTCTATGGTTTCGAGCAAAAAGGCCTCCTCAAAAACGTCGTCCGTCGCCTCAAAAGCCTCCGCCTCTTCGACTGCCGCTCAAACCGTCGTCGAATCCGGGTCTTATACCGCCAAAGATGATGTCGCACTTTATATTCACCTGTTTGGTCATCTGCCCGGTAATTTCATCACCAAATCGCAGGCCTCCGCGCTCGGTTGGTCGGGCGGCGGACTGGAACCCTACGCTCCCGGCAAATGCATCGGCGGCGACTATTTCGGTAATTACGAAGGCCTTTTGCCCGATAAAGACGGCAGAAGCTACACCGAATGCGATATCTGCACCCTCGGCGCAGCCTCGCGGGGCGCAAGACGCATTGTCTTTTCCAATGACGGTCTTGTCTATTTCACCGCCGACCATTACGAATCGTTCACATTATTATACGGAGATCCGAACGCATGA